A region of the Leptospira inadai serovar Lyme str. 10 genome:
CGTAAAAGCAGTGCCTTTTACGTTTTACGGCACATTGTTCCACTAAAAGTAAAACGCGTTGACGTACAAAAATTAGAAAGGTTAAAATTTCAAAGTCCAAGATGTAAAGCGAATTCTACTCTACCTTCAGTTCGCGTAATAGAAGTCGGGCATTATCCTATCGATGAATAAAATTTTGACGCCGGAAGAATACTATATTCTGAATAGATCCGCATTTCAACGCGATGTACGGACCGTGAATTCCAACGCCTGCGTATCGCCTTATTTAAAGGTGCAGGAGGATAAATTTTTACTCGTAGGGCAAACCGACGTTTCGGTCGACTGGAGCATAAAGTATTCTTCAACGAATACGTTCGCAATTAAGCTCGGTCCCGGATTTATATTTAAATACTTAAAAATTCCGGCGGACGCCTTCACCAATACGGTCGTCGATCTTAAGGAAATTTTATCGAGAGAAAAATTTGCATACGTGCGAGAATTAACCGGATCTTATAGTACCGCAGACGAGAAGGTATTACAGATTTTGAATTTTCTTAAGAAAGTAGACGTCGAAAAGAATGCCATTTTATCCGAATTCATCGCTCATAGAATAATGGAGAAGTCCGATCTACAATTGGAAAAATTGGCTTTAGAAATCGGTTATTCTTCAAGGCAAATTCGTCGATTGGTATTATCGTATACAGGGTTTACCCCGCAATTATTGCAGAGGATAACAAAATTCGAAAAATGCAGGAGGTCGCTTCTGTTACAGAATGAAAATCCGATCCTACCGCTAGTTCAAAAAACGTATGAAAATAAATACAGCGATCAATCGCATATGATACGGGAATTCAAACGGTTCTCAGGAGAAAACCCTTCTTCCTACTTATCAAAAATGTCCGAATTGTCCAATACCGAATCCGATGTGTTCGTTAAAATCATCCCAGAACTTAAAGGAGATTCGAATGAATATAATAATCGCGGTATTGGCGATAAAAGTCGTCGTAATAATTCTTATAGCTAACGGCTTAAAGAAAGTGGTTCGCCGATTGTTCATAATGAACTTTTGGTATGAGCTTTCGATGAATTTGACCTACTGGAACACCTTAAAGAATTCGTCTATTTTCAATCGGGAGGACATAAGAAAAATAAAAGCGAACTATCAAGCCTTGAAACGACAAAACAAAGAGCGGATCGTCGATATTCAGTCGGAATATCATCTTTCCTGGAGCAGTTTAATTCATGCCACATATAACGGATGTATCGAAAAGGGTTTTAGCGCAGAAAGATCAATCGAGATAACGGAAGATTCGCTTTTTAAAAATATGAAGCCCGACAATATTGCAAAATATATAGTAAATGCTCTAAACAAAGCGACCGACCCGTTCGGATATTTGGTAAGAGTGTCCAAGAAACAGGAAAGTAATTTTTTCGGCTCCACGTTTTCCTTTTCAAGAACGATCGATGATCCTAATTCCTATCATTTATTAGTACACAATTGCTTTTACAATAACTACTTTCGATCACATCAGGTTCCGGAACTCATGAAAATAGCGTGCAAATGGGACTTGATTTCTTGGTCAAAAGGGATTGTTCCGGAAAAGCATGGGATTACCTTTTCCAGGCCGACTACGTTAGGTCTCGATGATTCCGATTGCCAATTCAACTTTGAGCGAATTCCTAAAAAGTAATATTCTGTTTTACTCGGGTTAAAATCGAAAATAGAATTGTCGCTTAATTCCGAATTCGTTTAATCGATTCGTTATGGCGCATGAGGTCGGCGAGCTACCGAATAGATCCGGAGATATCGACCGTCATTGAAGAGAAGCCTATGCTCTATTTGCTACCGCTGGCGTGCCCGCTACTCGATCCGTTTCTACGAACCGAAGCATTGCTCGCTCTAGTCGCTCCACCGGGACTATCACAATCGGATTCGCATAGGGCATCCGCGAGATAACAAGTCAAGGCTAGGCGACTTTGCGCATCGACCGAGACGGTCGTATCCAGTGCGAAGCAATTTGCGAGTTTTTCACGACAATCTCTCCTGCAATTCGCCGGCACGTCCTGGCAAGATACTAGAAACAGAATAGATATGAAAAATATAAACCCGCGGATCTTCATCAAAAACACATGATTTCCCGCTCTAAATCCACACGAGGTTCCGTAAAGTAGCTTGGCAATTCCAAACATGTATTCACCAATGAAAGAACTAGTAGGAGAAAAGAGTGATGAAAGATTCTCTCAATTGCCAGCCGAATTTAAGGATTAGTTTTCGTAATTCAGTATCTAAGATCCTTTTTTTGATATTGGTAGTTCTTTCTAATT
Encoded here:
- a CDS encoding L-2-amino-thiazoline-4-carboxylic acid hydrolase — encoded protein: MNIIIAVLAIKVVVIILIANGLKKVVRRLFIMNFWYELSMNLTYWNTLKNSSIFNREDIRKIKANYQALKRQNKERIVDIQSEYHLSWSSLIHATYNGCIEKGFSAERSIEITEDSLFKNMKPDNIAKYIVNALNKATDPFGYLVRVSKKQESNFFGSTFSFSRTIDDPNSYHLLVHNCFYNNYFRSHQVPELMKIACKWDLISWSKGIVPEKHGITFSRPTTLGLDDSDCQFNFERIPKK
- a CDS encoding helix-turn-helix domain-containing protein, with the protein product MNKILTPEEYYILNRSAFQRDVRTVNSNACVSPYLKVQEDKFLLVGQTDVSVDWSIKYSSTNTFAIKLGPGFIFKYLKIPADAFTNTVVDLKEILSREKFAYVRELTGSYSTADEKVLQILNFLKKVDVEKNAILSEFIAHRIMEKSDLQLEKLALEIGYSSRQIRRLVLSYTGFTPQLLQRITKFEKCRRSLLLQNENPILPLVQKTYENKYSDQSHMIREFKRFSGENPSSYLSKMSELSNTESDVFVKIIPELKGDSNEYNNRGIGDKSRRNNSYS